In Proteus vulgaris, one DNA window encodes the following:
- the gntX gene encoding DNA utilization protein GntX has protein sequence MWITIAGYCWLCRQPLDYDTKGICSSCIRHLPKQQNRCPCCLYPSHHSMMLCGRCLQSPPLWKQMLTVTDYQPPLNKLLHLYKYQPRPQIALCLARLFLLRWLSHRRENLVQKPDRIISVPLHRHRCWSRGFEQVEAIAKPLARWLNCAYQPDTLIRTRATLMQTHLNAKQRQQNLKHAFVLNNTVSVSGKNLALIDDVITTGATLNSIVPLLFRAGARSVEVWAICRTL, from the coding sequence ATGTGGATAACAATAGCAGGATATTGTTGGCTATGTCGTCAACCCTTAGATTATGATACTAAAGGTATTTGTTCGAGTTGTATTCGACATCTACCAAAACAACAAAATCGATGCCCTTGCTGCTTATATCCTTCTCATCATTCTATGATGTTGTGTGGCCGTTGCTTACAATCACCCCCACTATGGAAACAGATGTTGACAGTCACCGACTATCAACCGCCATTAAATAAATTATTACACCTTTATAAATACCAACCTCGCCCTCAAATAGCTTTATGTCTTGCACGACTTTTTCTATTGCGATGGCTTTCACATCGGCGAGAAAATTTGGTGCAGAAACCTGACAGAATTATTAGCGTTCCTTTACATCGTCATCGCTGTTGGTCTAGAGGCTTTGAGCAAGTAGAAGCTATCGCTAAGCCTTTGGCAAGATGGTTAAATTGTGCTTATCAACCGGATACCCTGATAAGAACTCGTGCTACACTGATGCAAACACATCTTAATGCCAAGCAAAGGCAACAAAATTTAAAACATGCATTTGTATTAAATAACACAGTGTCGGTATCAGGGAAAAATCTGGCACTAATTGATGATGTTATCACTACAGGTGCGACATTAAATTCCATCGTACCCTTGTTATTTCGTGCGGGAGCACGCTCTGTTGAGGTATGGGCGATTTGTCGAACCTTGTAG
- the nfuA gene encoding Fe-S biogenesis protein NfuA — translation MIIITDAAQAHFAKLLANQEPNTQIRVFVINPGTPNAECGVSYCPPDAVEPNDTEIKFEKLSAYVDDISAPFLEDAEIDFVTDQLGSQLTLKAPNAKMRKVDADAPLIERVEYVLQSQINPQLAGHGGRVSLMEITEDGYAILQFGGGCNGCSMIDVTLKDGIEKELLNLFPNELKGVKDLTEHQRGEHSYY, via the coding sequence ATGATTATTATTACTGATGCCGCACAGGCGCATTTTGCCAAACTACTGGCTAACCAAGAACCCAACACCCAAATTCGTGTATTCGTTATCAATCCAGGCACACCTAATGCTGAATGTGGCGTTTCATACTGCCCACCTGATGCCGTAGAGCCAAACGATACTGAAATTAAGTTCGAAAAACTTTCTGCGTATGTTGATGACATTAGCGCACCTTTCTTAGAAGATGCAGAAATTGATTTTGTCACTGACCAACTAGGCTCACAATTAACCCTAAAAGCACCTAACGCGAAAATGCGTAAAGTTGATGCTGATGCACCATTAATTGAGCGTGTTGAATACGTGTTGCAATCACAAATTAACCCTCAATTAGCGGGTCATGGTGGTCGCGTGAGTCTGATGGAAATCACTGAAGATGGCTATGCTATCTTACAATTTGGTGGTGGTTGTAACGGTTGTTCAATGATTGATGTCACTTTAAAAGATGGCATCGAGAAAGAACTATTAAACCTGTTCCCTAATGAATTAAAAGGTGTGAAAGACTTAACTGAACACCAACGTGGCGAACACTCCTACTACTGA
- the glpE gene encoding thiosulfate sulfurtransferase GlpE, giving the protein MDKFQFLSIEQAYQFWVSQSAILVDVRDPQSYRFGHATNAFHLTNETLNQFLQNADFDVPVMVMCYHGHSSQGAAQYLVNMGFETVYSINGGFEAWQREFPQAITSLQ; this is encoded by the coding sequence ATGGATAAGTTTCAATTTCTTAGCATTGAACAAGCTTATCAATTCTGGGTATCTCAATCGGCTATTTTAGTCGATGTGAGAGATCCTCAGAGTTATCGCTTTGGTCATGCGACAAATGCATTTCATCTCACCAATGAAACGCTAAATCAATTTTTACAAAATGCTGACTTTGATGTTCCTGTTATGGTGATGTGCTATCACGGCCACAGCAGTCAAGGGGCAGCTCAATATCTGGTTAATATGGGCTTTGAAACCGTTTATAGTATTAATGGTGGTTTTGAAGCATGGCAAAGAGAGTTTCCACAAGCGATAACGTCTCTGCAATAA
- the glpG gene encoding rhomboid family intramembrane serine protease GlpG: MIHIITLSNPQAADLFVNYMATKGVRIHAKNENQQISLWLEDQHQLEMVEKELNTFLREPFHPRYQAASWQTGNPQNTGIKYRPAFSIKNMVQRSGPLTVLVIILCILVFIWQQVVGDYDVMLHLAWPYEESLNLEVWRYITPAFIHFSLMHIAFNLAMWWYLASQTEQRLGTSKLFVIMLVSALFSNWAQSLFTDSNFGGLSGVVYALIGYVGLTGIRNPEKGIGAPTGLIVFSILWIVAGYMGVLGDSIGNAAHFAGFLIGLLMALWDNRHQLSRRS, from the coding sequence ATGATCCACATTATTACGCTTTCTAACCCTCAAGCTGCTGATTTATTTGTCAATTACATGGCAACAAAAGGTGTGCGAATTCACGCAAAAAATGAAAATCAGCAAATCTCACTTTGGTTAGAAGACCAACATCAGTTAGAAATGGTTGAAAAAGAACTTAACACGTTCCTACGTGAGCCCTTTCATCCGCGCTATCAAGCCGCAAGTTGGCAAACCGGCAATCCGCAAAATACGGGTATAAAATATCGCCCAGCGTTTTCGATAAAAAATATGGTGCAACGTTCAGGCCCGTTAACGGTACTGGTGATTATTTTATGTATCCTCGTTTTTATCTGGCAACAAGTGGTTGGTGACTATGATGTCATGCTCCATTTAGCATGGCCTTATGAAGAGAGCTTAAACCTTGAAGTTTGGCGCTATATTACTCCAGCATTTATTCATTTTTCACTGATGCATATCGCCTTTAACCTTGCTATGTGGTGGTATCTCGCAAGTCAAACAGAGCAGCGATTAGGTACCAGTAAATTATTTGTGATCATGCTCGTTTCTGCGCTCTTTAGTAATTGGGCACAATCCTTGTTTACAGATTCCAACTTTGGTGGGCTTTCTGGTGTTGTTTACGCATTAATTGGCTATGTCGGTTTAACTGGAATACGTAATCCCGAAAAAGGTATTGGCGCCCCAACAGGTTTAATCGTCTTTTCAATTTTATGGATTGTTGCAGGTTATATGGGCGTTTTAGGTGACTCTATCGGAAATGCTGCACATTTTGCAGGCTTCCTTATCGGCTTATTGATGGCTTTGTGGGATAATCGACATCAATTATCTCGTAGATCATAA
- a CDS encoding DeoR/GlpR family transcriptional regulator: protein MKQTQRHDAIIELVRLQGYVSTEELVEHFEVSPQTIRRDLNELAEKNKIQRHHGGAALPSSSVNTAYHDRKIMWSDEKSRIAQRVASLIPDGATLFIDIGTTPEAVAHALINHKNLRIVTNNLNVATLLMGKEDFRLILAGGEVRTRDGGIVGEATLDFISQFRLDYGILGISGIDMDGSLLEFDYHEVRTKRAIIENSRCVMLVTDHSKFGRNAMVNLGNMNLIDYLFTDQEPPAGIQKIVEQHNVQLELC, encoded by the coding sequence GTGAAGCAAACGCAACGACATGATGCCATCATTGAACTGGTACGCCTACAAGGCTATGTCAGCACTGAAGAGTTGGTGGAGCATTTTGAAGTCAGCCCACAGACCATCCGACGTGATTTAAATGAATTAGCGGAAAAGAACAAAATCCAACGTCATCACGGAGGTGCTGCATTACCTTCAAGTTCTGTGAATACCGCTTATCATGATCGTAAAATTATGTGGTCTGATGAAAAATCACGGATTGCGCAACGCGTGGCGAGTTTAATTCCTGATGGTGCAACACTATTTATTGATATTGGTACAACGCCTGAAGCCGTAGCACATGCACTTATTAACCATAAAAACCTCCGTATAGTGACTAACAACCTTAATGTAGCAACATTACTGATGGGTAAAGAAGACTTTCGTTTGATCCTTGCAGGTGGTGAAGTGCGTACACGAGATGGAGGGATTGTCGGTGAAGCTACACTTGATTTTATCTCTCAATTCCGTCTTGATTACGGTATTTTAGGGATAAGTGGTATTGATATGGATGGCTCATTGCTTGAGTTTGATTACCACGAAGTTCGCACTAAACGCGCAATTATCGAAAATTCGCGCTGTGTTATGTTAGTGACTGACCATTCTAAATTTGGTCGTAATGCGATGGTAAATTTAGGCAATATGAATCTGATCGATTACTTATTTACCGATCAAGAGCCACCAGCAGGGATACAAAAAATTGTTGAACAACACAACGTTCAACTCGAATTATGTTAA
- the glpD gene encoding glycerol-3-phosphate dehydrogenase produces MKTQDLIVIGGGINGAGIAADAAGRGLSVLMLEAQDLASATSSASSKLIHGGLRYLEHYEFRLVSEALAEREVLLRLAPHIAFPMRFRLPHQPHLRPAWMIRIGLFLYDHLGKRVSLPSSKGIKFGANSVLKPELTRGFEYSDCWVDDARLVVLNAQEIVRRGGEVRTRTKVTRAWRENNLWMVEAKDLRTGETSLYQAKALVNAAGPWVKTLFDEGLKLKSPYGIRLIKGSHIVIPRAHNEPQAYILQNEDNRIVFVIPWMDEFSIIGTTDVEYKGDPKDVAIDDNEIQYLLKVYNDHFKKQLTKEDVVWDYSGVRPLCDDESDSPQAITRDYTLDVHDDNGQTPLLSVFGGKLTTYRKLGEHAVDKLVAYFPNMGKPWTKNGQLPGGNLEGCDRDGYSRLIRQRHPWLPEALALRFARTYGSNTELLLEGIADLAGMGENFGHNLYEAELRYLVKHEWVIEVDDAIWRRTKLGMWLNDEQKQRISQWLLANTHTA; encoded by the coding sequence ATGAAAACTCAAGACTTGATTGTCATCGGCGGCGGAATAAACGGCGCTGGAATTGCGGCGGATGCAGCTGGCCGAGGCCTTTCAGTACTTATGCTGGAAGCTCAAGACTTAGCAAGTGCGACATCTTCCGCGAGCTCTAAACTTATTCATGGTGGCTTACGTTATCTAGAACACTACGAATTCCGCTTAGTAAGCGAAGCATTGGCAGAGCGTGAAGTGTTATTACGCTTAGCACCACATATCGCATTTCCAATGCGCTTTCGCCTACCACACCAACCACACTTACGCCCAGCTTGGATGATCCGTATTGGTCTGTTCCTTTATGATCATTTAGGAAAACGAGTAAGCCTCCCAAGCAGTAAAGGTATTAAATTTGGTGCAAACTCTGTTTTAAAACCAGAATTAACACGCGGTTTTGAATATTCAGACTGCTGGGTTGATGATGCACGTTTAGTGGTACTCAACGCACAAGAAATTGTCCGTCGTGGTGGTGAAGTGCGCACACGCACAAAAGTAACCCGCGCTTGGCGTGAAAATAATTTATGGATGGTAGAAGCAAAAGATTTACGCACAGGTGAAACCTCTCTCTACCAAGCCAAAGCCTTAGTAAACGCAGCAGGTCCTTGGGTTAAAACCTTATTTGATGAAGGCTTAAAACTGAAATCACCTTATGGTATCCGTTTAATTAAAGGTAGCCATATCGTTATTCCCCGTGCTCATAACGAACCACAAGCTTATATTTTACAAAACGAAGATAACCGTATTGTTTTCGTTATTCCTTGGATGGATGAGTTCTCTATCATTGGTACTACGGATGTTGAATATAAAGGTGATCCTAAAGATGTTGCTATCGATGACAACGAAATTCAGTATTTACTGAAAGTCTACAACGATCACTTTAAAAAGCAGTTAACTAAAGAAGATGTGGTATGGGATTACTCTGGCGTACGTCCATTATGTGACGACGAATCAGATTCACCACAAGCAATTACCCGTGACTACACCTTAGATGTTCATGATGATAATGGTCAAACACCACTGTTATCTGTATTTGGTGGTAAATTAACGACTTATCGTAAATTAGGTGAGCACGCTGTTGATAAACTTGTTGCTTACTTCCCTAACATGGGTAAACCGTGGACTAAAAATGGTCAATTACCAGGTGGTAATTTAGAAGGTTGTGATCGTGATGGTTATTCACGTTTAATTCGTCAACGTCATCCTTGGTTACCAGAAGCACTGGCACTGCGTTTTGCCCGCACTTATGGTAGCAACACCGAATTACTGCTTGAAGGTATTGCTGATTTAGCAGGCATGGGTGAAAACTTCGGCCATAATCTGTATGAAGCAGAATTACGTTATTTAGTGAAACATGAGTGGGTTATCGAAGTGGATGATGCTATTTGGCGTCGTACTAAACTCGGCATGTGGCTAAATGACGAGCAAAAACAACGTATTAGTCAATGGCTATTGGCAAATACACACACTGCATAA
- a CDS encoding DUF488 domain-containing protein: protein MITCKRVYDDKDGEHEGYRVLVDRLWPRGVKKTDFHYDEWNKSVAPSTELRKWFHGGGGDFTEFTQRYTQELIAAPEHWQSLVAIAKEQPLVLLYSGKDKQQNNATVLKAFLEKQLK from the coding sequence ATGATCACCTGTAAACGTGTTTATGATGATAAAGATGGTGAGCATGAAGGTTATCGTGTGTTAGTCGATAGGCTCTGGCCAAGAGGGGTGAAAAAGACAGATTTTCATTATGATGAATGGAATAAAAGTGTCGCACCCTCGACTGAATTACGAAAATGGTTTCATGGTGGTGGAGGGGATTTTACTGAATTTACGCAACGTTATACGCAAGAATTAATAGCTGCGCCTGAACATTGGCAATCGCTTGTCGCAATAGCCAAAGAGCAACCGTTGGTATTACTTTATTCAGGTAAAGATAAGCAACAAAATAATGCGACAGTATTAAAAGCCTTTTTAGAAAAACAGCTTAAATAG
- the metF gene encoding methylenetetrahydrofolate reductase — MSFYHASQHEALNQNLAELDGQIQVSFEFFPPRTEEMENILWQSLARLNTLKPSFVSVTYGANSGERDRTHSIIKGIKERTGLEAAPHLTCVDASREELQHIAQDYWQSGIRHIVALRGDLPDNTQKPEMYATDLVHLLKGVGNFDISVAAYPEVHPEAKSAQADLINLKRKVDAGANRAITQFFFDVESYLRFRDRCVSTGIDVEIVPGILPVTNFKQLKRFAGLTNVKIPGWMNKMFDGLENDPETRSLVGASIAIDMVKILSREGVKDFHFYTLNRSELTYAICHTLGVRPELVRA; from the coding sequence ATGAGCTTTTATCACGCAAGCCAACATGAAGCACTTAACCAAAATCTTGCTGAATTAGATGGCCAGATCCAAGTTTCATTTGAATTTTTTCCTCCTCGTACCGAAGAGATGGAAAATATCCTCTGGCAATCTCTTGCGCGTTTAAATACCTTAAAACCGAGCTTTGTTTCTGTGACTTATGGTGCAAACTCAGGAGAGCGTGATAGAACACACTCTATTATTAAAGGAATAAAAGAACGCACAGGATTAGAAGCAGCACCGCACTTAACTTGTGTTGATGCAAGCCGTGAAGAACTCCAACATATCGCACAAGATTATTGGCAAAGTGGTATTCGTCATATTGTCGCTTTACGCGGAGACTTGCCCGATAACACACAAAAGCCAGAAATGTACGCCACTGACTTAGTCCATTTACTCAAAGGTGTAGGTAATTTCGATATTTCTGTTGCCGCTTATCCAGAAGTGCACCCTGAAGCAAAAAGTGCGCAAGCGGATTTAATTAACTTAAAAAGAAAAGTAGATGCAGGAGCAAATCGTGCCATCACTCAGTTTTTCTTTGATGTAGAAAGTTATTTACGTTTTCGTGATCGCTGTGTTTCAACAGGGATTGATGTAGAAATTGTACCGGGTATTCTGCCTGTGACTAATTTTAAACAGCTAAAACGCTTTGCGGGTTTAACCAATGTAAAAATTCCGGGATGGATGAATAAAATGTTTGATGGATTAGAGAATGATCCTGAAACCCGTAGTCTGGTAGGTGCCTCAATTGCAATTGATATGGTGAAAATTTTAAGTCGTGAAGGGGTAAAAGATTTTCACTTTTATACGCTTAATCGTTCAGAATTAACTTATGCTATTTGCCACACGCTGGGTGTTCGACCTGAACTTGTTAGAGCATGA